The genome window GCCCTCACTTAGTTCGACAAATCCTTCTAGTTCAAGCTGGCGAATGGCGTAATGCGTTTCGGTAACGGCTAAGTTAAACCGTTGACAGAGAGCTGGTAGATCAAAGTCTATGCTTGTCATCTCGCCACTGCCAATGGCAAGGTTCGCGTAGTTAGCCAATGCCTGATAAACCCGTCGTAGAACATCTATGGGAGGGTACTGCTGCTCAACCCGTTGCTCAATGTCCGTCAAATCTTTCTGATTATAAAGCAGAACCGCGTAGGCTTTTTTTCCATCGCGGCCCGCCCGCCCGGCTTCCTGATAGTACGCTTCCAGATTGTCCGGCACGTCCAAATGCACCACGGTGCGTACATCGGGCTTGTCGATTCCCATCCCAAAGGCGTTGGTGGCTACGATCACGCGCTTTTGGTTACGCAGCCAGGCGTCCTGTTTTTCGGCGCGTTGCTTGGTCGTCAGGCCCGCATGGTACGCATCGGCACTGATGCCGTGGTGATAGAGCCATTCGGCTACTTCACTCGTTTGGCGGCGACTTCGCACGTAAACAATGGCGGTGCCGGGCACATTATTCAGAATCTTCAGTAGCCGGGTTTCTTTGGCTTCTTCATACAAAGCGGAGTAAGATAGATTGGCCCGGGCAAACGATTGCCGAAATACCTGAGGCTCCTGCATTTCCAGCTTCGTGACGATGTCCGTCTGCACGTCGGGGGTGGCCGAAGCGGTTAGAGCAATCAGGGGCGTTTGGGGAATGAGCTTCCGAAACTCCGCAATTTGCAGGTAAGGCGGACGAAAATCGTACCCCCAGGCCGAAATACAGTGCGCTTCGTCGATAGCGAGCAGACAAACCTTCATCTGCTTCACCCGTTCGAGCATAACCTCCGTTCGTAAGCGTTCGGGAGAAACGTAGAGAAACCGGATATTGCCGTAAATGCAGTTGTCCAGCGTGGAGTCGATTTCCCGCCAGTGCATGCCCGAATAGATGGCTGCCGCCGAAATGCCGCGCCGCCGCAACTGCTCTACCTGGTCTTTCATCAGGGCAATCAAAGGTGTAACGACGATGCAGACGCCACCCATCGCTAAGGCCGGGAGTTGAAAACAAATGGATTTTCCGCCGCCCGTGGGCATCAGCACAAGCGTATCCTGTCCCTGCATGACGGCATGGACAATGTCTTCCTGCAAAGGCCGAAAAGCATCGTAACCCCAGATTTGCTTCAGTATTTGATGAATCGTCATTCGTACGGTCCTATTCCTTCGACAAAGATAACCGATTCCGGCGTCCGAAGCAGCCCGTATTTAGCGCCGCCGCTTCTTTGATTTCGACGAACGGCCCCGGCTGCTTGTTTTCCGCCGCGAAGATGACTTCCGGGATTTTACTTTTGACTTGGACTTCGCCTTGATTTTTGGCTTTGCCTTTGGTGTCACTTTGACCGGTGCGACCACGACTGGTTTAGTATCAGTTTGCTTGGCCGCCAGCAGGTAAATCAGCGAAGCCGTACCATCCATAGTTGGCTCATTGGTGCTATAATCGCCGTAATCATCGTGATAAACCACCAGATCGCTTTGAAAAGGCGCATACTCGTCCGCGTCTTTTAGGGTAATACCAACTAGGTTTTTATAAATGCTGGCGTAAACCGGGCCGTCTACCAGCCCGCCGTCAATCGGGTAATTTTTCAGGTGCGTAAACGCCGAATGCGGATCAGCGGGCGTATCACCCCAGGAAGGCAGGCCATACACAAAACTCGTTCCCCACGGGTTGCAGCCAAACAGCCAGTCGAAGGCGGCCTGTTCCAGGTCAAGGTATTGCTTGTCGCCCGTTAGTTTGCGGTACCAATAACACTGAATGGCAAAGGACGTTGTGAGGTTGTTGCTGCACCAGATGAACGGAACGCCCCGCTGAAAGGCATTGCCCTGCGCCCGTTCCTGAATCTTTTGAATGCCTTCCCGGTAATAATCGACAATGTGTTTTTTGCGGGCCGGGTCCAGCTTTTTAGCCAGTTCATAGTGTCCGACGTTAATGAACGGATACCACTGGTAATGCCGGGCCGTGTCGGTTCCCATCCAAGGCGTTATGGGCTCAATGAGGGCGTAGGCGTATGAACTGTTCAGGTAATCGGCTGATTTTTGGCCTTTTATCCGGGAGGCGTTATAAAGCTCAACCGCCGCCAATTCCATATCATCGACGTAGTTGTCTTCTTCGTAGAAATAGCGGGATCGTCCCGGAGCCGTCTGCGCTACACCTGGTTTGTGGGTTCCGATGGTATACGCACTCTGCGAACGCCGCCAGAGCTGTTCGGCGTAAAAAACATTTTTTGTGCGGAATAACTGATATCCCAGCGCAAAAGCACTGCTAAATTTCCCGGCGGTAGACGCCACGCCCGTCGCGCGGTTTTTGTACTTGAATAGACCCTGTGGTTTCCCCGACGCGAAATAGACAGGCCGTTCGAAGCCTTTGCCGTACAAGCTGTCTTCTTTAGGAATCCGCAGACCCGCATGGTCGCGGTCGTCGCCGAGCTGGTTGAACATCCAGTCGTCGGTGGGGTGCATTTTCAGGAGCCAGTCCAGTCCCCACTTAGCCTCATCGAGTACGTCGGCAAAACCATTCGTTCCTTCCAGTCCGTTGGCTTCGTGTTTGTCCCCAAATGCTTTCGGAAAATCCCGAAAAGCGGCTAGCAAATGGTAGGTGGCGTTGGCCGAAGTCGTCACATATTGGAGGTAATCTGAGGCGTCGTGCCAGCCTCCGGAGGCGTCGATGTGTGTGCTGTCGGGCATGGGACCATACATCGTATAGCCGTCGTGCGTGTGGCAGGAATCTTTCAGGTAAGGATTGAAACCGCTGCGTTGCTGGCGCATGTACCGCAGGCAAAAATCAGCGGCTCCGTCGTAGACGTTTTCGGCAACGGTAAACTCCGGCGATTTGGCGGTACCGGCCAGCAGGTAATACTTTCCGGGTTTGGTAAGTGTCGAAAAATTGAGTCGGTAGGTTTGTTGGAAAGGGCCGTAAGCCCCGAACGCCTGTCCGGCGGCCTGCTCCAGAACCACCTTCCCGCTGGCTACCTCAATAACCTGAAAACGCTGCAAGCTGTCCTGCATTTTGCTTCCCCAAACCGCCACTTTTATGCCGTGCGGCTGGTATCCGAGCCAGTTGATACGAATCCAGGATTGAGGTTCTTCCTGTGGTTGAATAAAAGAGAAAACAAACAGGGCAAGCCCAACCAGCAACAACAATTTCTTCATCAGGGCACAAGTTACGACAAATACAGCTTGAGTAAAGCGCCTGATTTAAGTCAGTAACCGAATTACTTCATGACAATGGGGATACGTTTTCAGGAGACTCGCGCGCTCTGCCAGTTCAAAATCGGCGAAATCGAAGCCCGGAGCCACCGTACAGCCAACCAGCGAATACGCGGTTCCTTCCGCCGGTTTTGAGCCAAACCAGCAGCCCGCCGGAACAACTGCCTGAAAGACTTCGCCCTGGTCTGGATTGGCTCCCAGGCGAATAAGTTGCTGTTCACCTGTCGGATCAATAACGTATACATTTAACGGGCCACCTGCGTAAAAATGCCAGACCTCATCAGCCTGGATTCGGTGCAGGGCCGAGACGTGGTGGGCTTCCAGCAAAAAATAAATGGCGGTGCTAAAACTCCGGTCACCTGAGAAACGGGCGGGCAGGGCTCCCTGCGGAATGGTTTCAGCGGCTCGGTACGTCTCCGCGTAATAGCCCCCTTCCGGATGCGGCTGCATGTTGTATTTCTCGATCCAATACGATGCTGGCTGGCTCATTTTTTGGAGGGCTATTGTAATTCGCGCAGGTACAACTGAATTGTGTTCTCCAGGCCATAATAAAGCGCGTCGGCAATCAGGGCATGGCCAATGGAAACCTCCAGCAGACCGGGGATTTGCTGCTTAAAAAAGCTTAGGTTTTCCAGGCTCAAATCATGACCGGCGTTGATGCCCAAGCCCAGCTCGTTCGCTAGTTTGGCTGCTTTCACGTAGTCGGCAATGGCTGCTTCCCGGTCGGTGAAATAATGGGCTGCGTAAGGCTCCGTATATAGTTCGATGCGGTCGGCTCCTACTTCTTTGGCACCTTCCACCATTTTTTCAATGGGATCAACAAAAATCGATACCCGAATGCCGAGGTCTTTAAAGCGGCTGACCAGCCCTTTTAAATAATCCTTGTGGCTGATGGTGTCCCAACCGGCATTGGACGTAATGGCATCTACCGCGTCGGGCACCAGCGTTACCTGCTCGGGACGAACGCGGCTCACCAATTCGATAAAGCGGTCGTCGGGATTCCCTTCGATATTAAACTCGGTAGTAACCACCTCCTTTAAATCCAGGGCATCCTGAAAACGAATGTGGCGCTCGTCGGGCCGGGGGTGAACCGTAATTCCCTGCGCACCGAACCGTTCGCAATCGATGGCTACTTTGACAACATTGGGGTTATCGCCGCCCCGCGCGTTCCGTAGGGTCGCAATTTTATTGATATTTACACTAAGGCGCGTCATTTTAATAAATTAGGCAAGGTGAAAAATGAATAATAGAACGTGCTAGCTTACTAGTAGGGATGGTTTTGTAACTTTGCCCAGCAAATGTGAGTTCCACAGTCAAAAGTACAATCAATATTTATTCATTATACAATGGCGCTAAAACAACAGATTGACGCAGATATTAAAGAAGCAATGAAGGCCAAAGCACAGGATCGGCTCCGGGCTTTACGGGCAATTAAGTCATTGATTCTGCTGGAAGAAACCAAAGAAGGAGCAGTCGGCGGTGAATTAAAGCCCGAAGATGAAATTAAGTTGCTAACCAAAGCCGCCAAACAGCGGAAAGATTCGGCGGATATTTACCGGACTCAGAACCGGGAAGACTTACTGGCGGCTGAAATGGCTGAATTGGCCGTGATTGAAATGTATTTGCCGAAACAACTTTCCGAAGAGGAATTGAAAGCGCGTTTGCAGGAAATCATCAGTCGGGTGGGTGCTTCGGCTCCGTCGGACATGGGTAAAGTAATGGGCGTGGCAACCAAAGAGTTAGCGGGTATTGCCGATGGCAAAGTCGTTTCTGCAATGGTGAAGGCGCTGTTAGCGTAAGCATGTACAGGCTTTAGTTCGTCTACTTATCTGATTTGGGTGCGGACTAAAGCCTTAATTTTCCAATATGAAAACCATCGACATTCTTATTCTTATTCCGCTGCTTTGGGGTGCTTATAACGGCTATCGCAAAGGCTTACTAGTGGAAGTGGTGGCGGTGGTGGCGTTCGTTGTTGCCATGATTGTCGGGTTTAAATTCCTGAGTTTTGGCATTGATTTGCTGGCGCCGTACATCAGCCGGGAAATGGCGCGACGCCTGCTGCCCTGGCTGGGTTTTTCCGTGATCTTTTTTCCAACGGTTTTAATGATTAATCGGATGGGGTATACCCTGCGCCGAATGCTTCGGGCTACCTTTCTCGGCACCTTCGATAGTCTGGCCGGAGCCGCCGTTGGAATTTTTACGTGGGTCTTCGGAATTAGTGTAATGCTTTGGTTGTTAAGCTGGATGGGTGTCCAAATGCCAATCGCCCAAACGCGGGAAACCTTACTTTATCCGCTGGTGGTGCCCGTAGCTCCCAAGGTGATGACTATAGCTACGGGAAACAGCTTTCTGAAAAAAAGCCGGGAAGCAGTGGCACATCGACAAACAGATCGAGAGGAAGAATGATAGTGGCAAAGCAAGACATACGAAAACTAACAACCGACCAGCTCAAAACCTGGTTGACGCAGCACGGCGAACAAGGATTCCGGGCTAAACAAATTCAGGAATGGCTCTGGAAACACTCCGTGCAGTCATTTGAGGGCATGAGTAACCTGTCGCTGAAGACCCGGCAGCTGCTGGACGAACATTTTGAGATTCGTTCGCTGACGGTGGCGCAGTCGCAGCGCAGTTCCGATGGGACGATCAAATCCTCCTTTAAACTCTACGACGGCAACCTGGTAGAAGGCGTGCTAATTCCGGCGCTTCGGCAGGATGATGATGCCCGCATGACGGCCTGTGTGTCGTCGCAGGTGGGTTGTTCGCTGACGTGCAAGTTCTGCGCAACGGGTTATATGGAGCGCAAACGCAACCTCGACCCCGCTGAAATTTACGACCAGGTAGTTGCTATCGACCGCCAGGCAAAAGAAGCCTACGACGCGCCGCTCACCAACATCGTGTACATGGGCATGGGTGAACCGCTGCTGAACTACAACGGAACGATGGAATCCATCGCGCGCATTACCTCGCCGGACGGACTGGGTATGTCGGCCAAGCGGATTACGGTGTCAACGGCTGGGATCGCCAAAATGATCAAAAAGCTGGGTGACGATAACGTGAAATTCAACCTGGCGCTGTCGTTGCACGCGGCCAATGATGTCAAGCGGAATCAGATCATGCCCATCAATGAAAGCAATTCGCTACCTGCTCTGGCTGATGCGTTAAATTAT of Tellurirhabdus bombi contains these proteins:
- a CDS encoding RecQ family ATP-dependent DNA helicase; the protein is MTIHQILKQIWGYDAFRPLQEDIVHAVMQGQDTLVLMPTGGGKSICFQLPALAMGGVCIVVTPLIALMKDQVEQLRRRGISAAAIYSGMHWREIDSTLDNCIYGNIRFLYVSPERLRTEVMLERVKQMKVCLLAIDEAHCISAWGYDFRPPYLQIAEFRKLIPQTPLIALTASATPDVQTDIVTKLEMQEPQVFRQSFARANLSYSALYEEAKETRLLKILNNVPGTAIVYVRSRRQTSEVAEWLYHHGISADAYHAGLTTKQRAEKQDAWLRNQKRVIVATNAFGMGIDKPDVRTVVHLDVPDNLEAYYQEAGRAGRDGKKAYAVLLYNQKDLTDIEQRVEQQYPPIDVLRRVYQALANYANLAIGSGEMTSIDFDLPALCQRFNLAVTETHYAIRQLELEGFVELSEGYYHPSRLMLSLDNRALYEFQVLNPRYDPFLKLLLRMYGGELFTQFITISESAIGKAFLTPELEIRSLLDQLHQRDVLIYEKQKDKPQLTFLTPRFDARQLPINVMGMAESKQRSQDKVQAVIQYVQNPVQCRTRMLQAYFGEEPGAACGVCDTCLKMASGKTTDLVALRQQVHQLVAAKNGQGLPPRLLADSLNVSNDHLAEVIRQLLSDEELQYDAAGNLRVKSN
- a CDS encoding glycoside hydrolase family 9 protein, with the translated sequence MKKLLLLVGLALFVFSFIQPQEEPQSWIRINWLGYQPHGIKVAVWGSKMQDSLQRFQVIEVASGKVVLEQAAGQAFGAYGPFQQTYRLNFSTLTKPGKYYLLAGTAKSPEFTVAENVYDGAADFCLRYMRQQRSGFNPYLKDSCHTHDGYTMYGPMPDSTHIDASGGWHDASDYLQYVTTSANATYHLLAAFRDFPKAFGDKHEANGLEGTNGFADVLDEAKWGLDWLLKMHPTDDWMFNQLGDDRDHAGLRIPKEDSLYGKGFERPVYFASGKPQGLFKYKNRATGVASTAGKFSSAFALGYQLFRTKNVFYAEQLWRRSQSAYTIGTHKPGVAQTAPGRSRYFYEEDNYVDDMELAAVELYNASRIKGQKSADYLNSSYAYALIEPITPWMGTDTARHYQWYPFINVGHYELAKKLDPARKKHIVDYYREGIQKIQERAQGNAFQRGVPFIWCSNNLTTSFAIQCYWYRKLTGDKQYLDLEQAAFDWLFGCNPWGTSFVYGLPSWGDTPADPHSAFTHLKNYPIDGGLVDGPVYASIYKNLVGITLKDADEYAPFQSDLVVYHDDYGDYSTNEPTMDGTASLIYLLAAKQTDTKPVVVAPVKVTPKAKPKIKAKSKSKVKSRKSSSRRKTSSRGRSSKSKKRRR
- a CDS encoding cupin domain-containing protein, translated to MSQPASYWIEKYNMQPHPEGGYYAETYRAAETIPQGALPARFSGDRSFSTAIYFLLEAHHVSALHRIQADEVWHFYAGGPLNVYVIDPTGEQQLIRLGANPDQGEVFQAVVPAGCWFGSKPAEGTAYSLVGCTVAPGFDFADFELAERASLLKTYPHCHEVIRLLT
- a CDS encoding pyridoxine 5'-phosphate synthase, translated to MTRLSVNINKIATLRNARGGDNPNVVKVAIDCERFGAQGITVHPRPDERHIRFQDALDLKEVVTTEFNIEGNPDDRFIELVSRVRPEQVTLVPDAVDAITSNAGWDTISHKDYLKGLVSRFKDLGIRVSIFVDPIEKMVEGAKEVGADRIELYTEPYAAHYFTDREAAIADYVKAAKLANELGLGINAGHDLSLENLSFFKQQIPGLLEVSIGHALIADALYYGLENTIQLYLRELQ
- a CDS encoding GatB/YqeY domain-containing protein encodes the protein MALKQQIDADIKEAMKAKAQDRLRALRAIKSLILLEETKEGAVGGELKPEDEIKLLTKAAKQRKDSADIYRTQNREDLLAAEMAELAVIEMYLPKQLSEEELKARLQEIISRVGASAPSDMGKVMGVATKELAGIADGKVVSAMVKALLA
- a CDS encoding CvpA family protein encodes the protein MKTIDILILIPLLWGAYNGYRKGLLVEVVAVVAFVVAMIVGFKFLSFGIDLLAPYISREMARRLLPWLGFSVIFFPTVLMINRMGYTLRRMLRATFLGTFDSLAGAAVGIFTWVFGISVMLWLLSWMGVQMPIAQTRETLLYPLVVPVAPKVMTIATGNSFLKKSREAVAHRQTDREEE
- the rlmN gene encoding 23S rRNA (adenine(2503)-C(2))-methyltransferase RlmN, giving the protein MIVAKQDIRKLTTDQLKTWLTQHGEQGFRAKQIQEWLWKHSVQSFEGMSNLSLKTRQLLDEHFEIRSLTVAQSQRSSDGTIKSSFKLYDGNLVEGVLIPALRQDDDARMTACVSSQVGCSLTCKFCATGYMERKRNLDPAEIYDQVVAIDRQAKEAYDAPLTNIVYMGMGEPLLNYNGTMESIARITSPDGLGMSAKRITVSTAGIAKMIKKLGDDNVKFNLALSLHAANDVKRNQIMPINESNSLPALADALNYFYRKTGTRVTFEYIVFYNFNDSLQDAKELWQFTKKVPAKINIIEYNPISEASFKNTDPQTLDKFAGFLDDRGVTVNVRRSRGKDIDAACGQLAGKNVPTVGVEP